The following are encoded in a window of Campylobacterota bacterium genomic DNA:
- a CDS encoding WD40 repeat domain-containing protein: protein MNKQLLTLSLTAALSFHAGFAMDEERLAEKNKEAVVPGNLQRFQPESLKDICIQDLLSTTFNCKSMQELTKKLKDTTLPIELQEAFLQNNIEKFYPELLDAYKKRFGGIKIKSKEGYLVCSFSPDGQYLAICMLEGIYLCKYKNKAQIMRDFINHATGVIGFTANNQLFVINSDAIDVYTYNDHVCKRTKTIAPRGHIEKTYLSPDGQHLAVDVRGHMTRTYTTKVWSNQSNELQPLVNTPDGIAAIRFSPNSQHLAIQLFDKTTQIWTHKDNSFEQMAVLDNPAGFTESISFDADNNLLVQSMDGTVLQTWKYENNQWESTSTANSQPSAQKATNDPGYVSPDGLYEVIMQEDNTAQVVPTLQYFQGLNLQELEELLKPQDEELAESNLAQRLQKLHVTDNSSRG from the coding sequence ATGAACAAACAACTCCTTACCCTTTCACTCACTGCAGCACTCAGCTTTCATGCTGGCTTTGCCATGGACGAAGAACGCCTGGCAGAAAAAAATAAAGAGGCGGTTGTGCCAGGCAACCTGCAACGCTTTCAGCCAGAAAGTCTGAAAGACATATGTATCCAGGATTTGTTGTCAACAACGTTTAATTGCAAATCGATGCAAGAGTTAACAAAAAAACTTAAGGATACAACACTTCCCATAGAACTGCAGGAAGCATTTCTTCAAAACAATATCGAAAAATTTTATCCTGAGCTCCTTGATGCATACAAAAAACGGTTTGGCGGCATAAAAATAAAGTCAAAGGAGGGATATCTTGTTTGCTCATTTAGTCCAGACGGCCAATATCTTGCCATTTGCATGCTGGAAGGAATATACCTTTGCAAATACAAAAACAAAGCTCAAATCATGAGAGACTTTATTAATCATGCAACAGGCGTGATTGGCTTTACCGCAAACAACCAGCTCTTTGTTATCAATAGCGATGCAATAGACGTGTACACCTATAACGATCACGTTTGTAAGCGTACAAAAACCATCGCGCCCCGCGGACATATCGAAAAAACTTATCTCAGCCCTGACGGCCAACACCTTGCTGTAGATGTTAGAGGCCATATGACACGTACATACACAACAAAAGTATGGTCAAATCAAAGCAACGAGTTACAACCTCTTGTCAATACACCTGATGGTATTGCAGCTATACGCTTCAGCCCAAATAGCCAACACCTTGCAATCCAATTATTTGATAAAACAACACAAATATGGACCCACAAAGATAACTCTTTTGAACAGATGGCTGTCCTTGACAACCCAGCGGGCTTTACTGAATCAATCTCATTTGACGCTGACAATAACCTTCTTGTCCAATCAATGGATGGTACAGTGTTACAAACTTGGAAATATGAAAACAACCAATGGGAAAGCACCTCGACAGCTAACAGTCAACCTTCAGCTCAAAAAGCTACAAACGACCCAGGCTATGTGAGTCCTGATGGTTTGTACGAAGTCATAATGCAGGAAGATAACACTGCACAAGTAGTACCAACGCTACAATATTTTCAGGGTCTTAATCTGCAAGAACTTGAGGAACTCTTAAAACCACAAGACGAAGAGTTAGCAGAAAGCAACCTTGCCCAGAGACTACAAAAACTCCATGTGACCGACAACTCATCACGTGGTTAA
- a CDS encoding WD40 repeat domain-containing protein yields the protein MNKQLLTFSLTAALSFHAGFAMDEERLAEKNEEKIARDNLQHMQPLNLRSTSIQDLLSTTFSCRSIQELIKKLKVSTLPVEPQEAFLQNNIERFYPELFKAYKNKFGYSHMSYGDVHLSPNDKHLVISIGHGVLFLTHENNKWVTSQSPLYCHQSSPSVIFSPNSQLCCIAGGSNSDTQLFAYQDNRWNKIATLAPAHDILFSADSNSFVLYNPGESQLWHYYNNTWQPIKAPGGSPLNILSHSYEPNLDYLYTSTEESSTIQVWTRINNTWQHKSNINPRELSYDLPGERVGGDQSLMRVIKKLDDTINIFKLEPETGSYTCIGSIPHTQGTVLSASLTLNDQHLIIRSETAIVFWSNSNGTWQQTGSIDGFFGIFDDVSLSYDSQCCLTVHKGIIRQILTYQNNQWQPISAISDRDNIKTIGLNHNNNKELIVEYTDGSMYMWYYYDNAWHDTAILTSKENTEQYSLSSRPFSPDGQHLILEAPYGKKLMLPTSKYFKGLNIEKLTDLLTPEQQELIDQSLPTPEQTDSIPEQAKNTEQTDSTEEKKLSEELSEKISGLLSRLRAMALSENKQRN from the coding sequence ATGAACAAACAACTCCTTACCTTTTCACTCACTGCAGCACTCAGCTTTCATGCTGGCTTTGCCATGGACGAAGAACGCCTGGCAGAAAAAAATGAAGAAAAAATTGCCCGAGACAACCTGCAACACATGCAGCCATTAAACTTAAGAAGCACATCTATTCAGGATCTGTTATCAACAACATTTAGTTGCAGATCAATTCAAGAGTTAATCAAAAAACTTAAAGTTTCAACACTCCCTGTAGAGCCGCAAGAGGCATTTCTTCAAAACAATATCGAGAGATTTTACCCTGAGTTATTTAAGGCATATAAAAATAAATTTGGCTACAGTCATATGTCTTACGGTGATGTCCATCTTAGTCCCAATGATAAGCATCTTGTTATTAGCATTGGCCATGGGGTTTTATTTTTGACCCACGAAAACAATAAATGGGTCACAAGCCAGAGCCCTTTATACTGCCATCAAAGCTCCCCCTCCGTCATCTTTAGTCCCAACTCGCAACTCTGCTGTATTGCAGGTGGAAGCAACAGCGACACTCAACTTTTCGCCTACCAAGATAATAGATGGAACAAAATTGCAACTCTCGCTCCCGCACATGATATCCTTTTTAGCGCTGACAGCAATTCCTTTGTTCTGTACAATCCTGGAGAAAGTCAACTTTGGCATTATTACAACAACACATGGCAACCTATTAAAGCCCCAGGCGGGTCACCTCTTAACATTCTCTCGCACAGCTATGAACCAAACTTAGACTACTTATACACGTCTACCGAAGAATCCTCAACTATACAAGTATGGACACGCATCAATAATACTTGGCAACATAAAAGCAACATTAATCCGCGAGAACTTTCTTATGATTTGCCCGGAGAGAGAGTCGGGGGAGATCAAAGCCTTATGAGAGTTATAAAAAAACTCGACGATACCATAAATATTTTTAAGCTTGAACCAGAAACCGGCAGTTATACATGCATCGGTAGCATTCCACATACCCAGGGCACAGTCTTGTCAGCAAGTCTCACTCTCAACGATCAGCATCTTATTATAAGATCTGAAACAGCTATAGTTTTTTGGTCAAACTCAAATGGTACGTGGCAACAGACTGGTTCTATCGATGGTTTCTTTGGTATCTTTGATGACGTTTCACTCAGCTACGACAGCCAATGCTGTTTAACCGTACACAAGGGTATTATCAGGCAAATCTTGACCTACCAAAACAACCAATGGCAACCCATCAGCGCTATCAGCGATAGGGATAATATAAAAACTATAGGATTAAACCACAATAACAACAAAGAACTTATAGTTGAATACACTGATGGTAGCATGTATATGTGGTACTACTATGATAACGCTTGGCACGACACCGCTATTCTAACAAGTAAAGAAAATACTGAGCAATACAGCTTATCTAGTCGACCTTTCAGCCCTGATGGCCAGCATCTCATATTAGAAGCCCCATACGGCAAAAAGCTAATGCTACCCACATCCAAATACTTCAAAGGTCTCAACATAGAAAAACTAACCGATTTACTTACACCTGAACAACAAGAACTTATTGATCAATCACTCCCAACCCCTGAACAAACTGATTCAATACCTGAGCAAGCTAAAAACACTGAGCAAACTGATAGCACCGAAGAAAAAAAATTGTCAGAGGAACTATCAGAAAAAATTAGTGGATTGCTTAGCAGACTTCGCGCTATGGCTTTATCAGAAAACAAACAAAGAAATTAA
- a CDS encoding ribonucleotide-diphosphate reductase subunit beta gives MKKDGIINNTTTDPNKILPMRYMWAREYYKSGVANNWTPEEISMQKDVEQWKSPDALTPLERKLIIWNLGFFSTAESLTANNIVLAVYRHVTNPECRQYMLRQAFEEAIHTDTFIYCCDSLGLDPDEIYNMYNTIPSIKEKDDFVIELTKTIFDPTFEPIGTENLQRFVLDLIGYYVIMEGIFFYAGFAMMLALKRQKKMVGIGEQFEYIMRDESLHLAYGADLINTIKAENPEIWTADFQAKITELIKKAVRLESQYAYDACPQGLLGINAQLFCDYVEHIADRRLERIGLSKAYGKENPFPWMSQATDLAKEKNFFETRVTEYQVGSLNMDDF, from the coding sequence ATGAAAAAAGACGGAATTATAAACAACACGACGACTGACCCAAACAAAATATTGCCTATGCGATACATGTGGGCACGAGAATATTACAAAAGTGGTGTTGCCAATAACTGGACGCCCGAAGAAATTTCGATGCAAAAAGACGTTGAACAATGGAAATCACCCGATGCGCTTACACCGCTTGAACGAAAACTAATCATATGGAACTTGGGTTTTTTCTCTACAGCCGAGTCACTCACTGCTAACAATATTGTACTGGCTGTCTACCGCCACGTTACCAACCCTGAGTGTCGCCAATACATGCTCAGACAAGCATTTGAAGAAGCGATTCACACCGACACTTTTATCTATTGCTGTGACTCACTTGGCCTTGACCCAGACGAAATCTACAACATGTACAACACCATTCCATCAATTAAAGAAAAAGATGACTTTGTCATTGAGCTAACCAAAACAATCTTCGACCCAACTTTTGAACCAATTGGAACGGAGAATTTACAACGCTTTGTTCTCGATCTAATCGGCTACTACGTTATTATGGAAGGCATTTTCTTTTACGCAGGCTTTGCTATGATGCTGGCACTCAAGCGTCAGAAAAAAATGGTTGGCATTGGTGAACAATTTGAATACATCATGCGTGACGAAAGCTTGCACCTTGCCTATGGTGCAGACCTGATCAACACCATCAAAGCAGAAAATCCTGAAATTTGGACCGCAGATTTTCAAGCAAAAATCACAGAACTAATCAAAAAGGCAGTCAGACTTGAAAGCCAATATGCCTACGACGCTTGTCCTCAAGGACTACTTGGCATCAATGCGCAACTCTTTTGTGACTATGTCGAACACATTGCAGACAGACGTCTTGAGCGCATTGGCCTGAGTAAAGCATACGGCAAAGAAAATCCATTCCCATGGATGTCACAAGCAACTGACTTAGCAAAAGAAAAGAACTTTTTTGAAACACGAGTTACAGAATATCAAGTTGGTTCACTCAATATGGACGATTTTTAA
- a CDS encoding ribonucleoside-diphosphate reductase subunit alpha, with protein sequence METQARQKENDMLTSPKNVNFTSLSVTKRNEESVALDINKIRLTIAHASKGLDLAISVDELIRETLKIIYDGISTTELAKALALTATTFIEKDIAYNYVAARLFMQYIYKQVLEESYNDETIEERYQNQFIKSITKGLEVGLLDPRLKEYDLETLSQGIRVERDNLFGYIGIETLYGRYLIKHGEKLIEMPQIFWMRVAMGLALSEENNKTARALEFYEVLSTLRFVSSTPTLFRSGMHHPQLSSCYLNYISDDLNHIFKTLQDNANLSKWSGGLGTSWTAIRGTGSMISSINVTSQGTVPFLKLANDVVAAISRAGSRRAAACAYLEAWHYDFEDFIDLRRNTGDDRRRTHDMNTASWIPDLFMKRLINDEQWTLFSPDETPDLHEIYGKEFEAAYLNYEAQARAGKIRLYKTVSAKELWKKMLTRLFETGHPWITFKDPCNVRSPQDHVGVVHSSNLCTEITLNTSPDETAVCNLGSINLARHIFNGKIDRELLADTVKTAIRMLDNVIDINFYPTKEARNSNLRHRPIGMGMMGLQDALFMLDIPFDDTRALEFSDTIMEFISYNAIMTSSKLSQEKGAYSTYAGSKWDRGILPMDTIDLLEQERGMKIDLPRTTTMDWSIVREHIKQHGMRNSNLMAIAPTATIANISGCYPCIEPIYKNIYVKANMSGEFTVINAYLVQDLKKLGLWSQDMLDQIKYYDGSIQNIDAIPDQLKRKYKEAFELDPEWLVKITATRGRWIDQSQSHNVFMLGTSGKKLNDIYLAGWKLGIKTFYYLRSLGASQIEKSTLDAKKFGYTQKREFNNNSKNATTTNNINGATYCGLNAEDCEACQ encoded by the coding sequence ATGGAAACACAAGCCAGACAAAAAGAGAATGACATGCTAACCTCACCCAAAAACGTAAACTTTACATCCCTTTCAGTCACCAAGCGCAACGAGGAATCCGTCGCTCTTGATATCAACAAGATACGCCTGACCATTGCCCATGCAAGCAAAGGTCTTGATCTTGCCATATCTGTTGATGAGCTTATTCGCGAAACACTCAAAATTATTTATGATGGCATCAGCACAACAGAGCTGGCTAAAGCGTTAGCGTTGACGGCAACAACTTTTATCGAAAAAGACATCGCATACAACTATGTTGCAGCGCGCCTGTTCATGCAATACATTTATAAACAAGTGCTTGAAGAGTCATACAACGACGAAACTATTGAAGAACGCTATCAGAATCAGTTTATTAAGAGCATTACCAAAGGGCTTGAGGTTGGCCTGCTTGATCCGCGCCTCAAAGAGTATGACCTTGAAACACTTTCTCAGGGCATTCGCGTAGAACGAGACAATCTGTTTGGCTACATTGGCATTGAGACGCTGTATGGTCGTTACCTCATCAAGCACGGGGAAAAGCTCATTGAGATGCCACAAATTTTTTGGATGCGTGTGGCAATGGGCCTTGCACTCAGTGAAGAAAATAATAAAACCGCTCGTGCACTTGAGTTTTACGAAGTGCTCTCTACGCTGCGCTTTGTCTCATCAACCCCAACACTTTTCCGCTCAGGCATGCATCATCCACAACTCAGCTCATGTTACCTCAACTATATCAGCGATGACCTCAACCATATTTTCAAGACACTGCAAGACAACGCTAATCTTTCAAAATGGTCTGGCGGACTTGGCACCTCGTGGACCGCAATTCGTGGTACTGGTTCAATGATTAGTTCAATCAATGTTACTAGCCAAGGCACCGTACCCTTTTTAAAACTGGCCAACGACGTTGTCGCTGCTATCAGCCGCGCTGGCAGCAGACGCGCGGCAGCATGTGCCTACCTTGAGGCATGGCATTATGATTTTGAAGATTTTATCGACCTACGCCGCAACACCGGTGATGACCGTCGCCGCACGCACGATATGAACACAGCAAGCTGGATTCCAGACTTGTTTATGAAGCGTCTAATCAACGACGAACAGTGGACACTTTTTTCTCCAGATGAAACACCAGACCTACACGAAATTTATGGCAAAGAATTTGAAGCAGCTTACCTCAACTACGAAGCACAGGCACGTGCCGGTAAAATCAGACTATATAAAACAGTTTCGGCAAAAGAGCTGTGGAAAAAAATGCTTACCCGTCTCTTTGAAACAGGCCACCCATGGATCACCTTTAAAGACCCGTGCAATGTACGCTCACCACAAGACCACGTTGGCGTAGTACACTCTTCAAATTTGTGTACAGAAATTACGCTTAACACCTCACCAGATGAAACTGCTGTATGTAACCTGGGCTCAATCAATCTCGCACGCCACATCTTTAATGGTAAGATTGACCGAGAACTGCTGGCCGACACCGTCAAAACGGCAATTCGCATGCTTGACAATGTTATCGACATAAACTTTTACCCAACCAAAGAAGCACGTAATTCAAACTTGCGCCACCGCCCGATTGGCATGGGCATGATGGGTCTACAAGACGCGCTTTTCATGCTTGACATCCCGTTTGATGACACCAGAGCGCTTGAGTTTTCAGACACCATTATGGAATTCATTTCCTACAACGCAATCATGACATCATCAAAGTTATCACAAGAAAAAGGGGCCTACTCAACCTACGCTGGTTCAAAATGGGATCGTGGTATTTTGCCAATGGACACTATTGATCTACTTGAGCAAGAACGCGGCATGAAAATTGACCTACCACGCACAACTACCATGGACTGGAGCATTGTCCGCGAACACATTAAACAACATGGCATGCGTAACTCAAACTTGATGGCAATCGCACCAACCGCAACCATTGCAAACATCTCTGGCTGCTACCCATGCATTGAGCCGATCTACAAAAATATTTATGTTAAAGCAAACATGAGTGGTGAGTTTACCGTTATTAATGCCTACCTTGTTCAAGACCTGAAAAAACTTGGCCTTTGGAGTCAAGACATGCTTGATCAAATCAAATATTATGACGGTAGCATTCAAAATATTGATGCAATTCCTGATCAGCTCAAACGTAAATACAAAGAAGCGTTTGAGCTTGATCCTGAGTGGCTCGTCAAGATTACCGCAACACGTGGTCGCTGGATTGATCAAAGTCAGTCGCATAACGTTTTCATGCTTGGCACCTCAGGCAAAAAGCTCAATGATATTTACCTAGCGGGATGGAAACTTGGTATCAAAACGTTTTACTACCTCCGTTCGCTGGGAGCTAGCCAAATTGAAAAATCGACACTTGATGCCAAAAAGTTTGGGTATACACAAAAACGAGAGTTCAATAATAACTCGAAAAACGCCACCACTACAAACAACATCAATGGCGCAACGTACTGCGGTCTGAACGCTGAAGACTGCGAAGCTTGCCAATAG